Proteins encoded in a region of the Magallana gigas chromosome 8, xbMagGiga1.1, whole genome shotgun sequence genome:
- the LOC136270521 gene encoding dynein axonemal heavy chain 2-like isoform X1 yields MFSVMHKSVSEYSKRMLAELRRHNYVTPTNYMELVSGYKKLLFDKKNELGGAADKLRNGLSKIDDTRQKVEKMSIELEDVKTKVAQFQKQCDEYLVIIIQQKREADEQQKSVAQKGERIAEEETKCQHMADLAQLDLDEALPALQEAIAALESLNKKDMTEIKSYGLLPLLVEKVMEAVMILRGSEPTWAEAKRQLGQSTFIKQLMNFDKDNISDRVLKKIGSYCSQSDFQPDIIGLVSGAAKSLCMWVRAMEVYGRVYRVVEPKKQRLNAAMSQLKEKQDALADAKAKLAEVEAKMAELKQQYDEKLAQKEELKRKAEYTELMLERATKLMSGLAGEKERWQETVKDLEERMGYLSGDCLMAAAFMSYMGPFLSNYRDELVQKKWIEEVRKLGIPCAPNFNFCEFMAKPTQVRDWNIQGLPSDAFSTENGVIVTSSNRWPLMVDPQGQAIKWIENMEASRGLKVIDLQQSDYMRTLESAIQFGLPVVLQSSCRTSLYKSE; encoded by the exons ATGTTCTCTGTGATGCACAAGTCTGTATCGGAGTACTCCAAGAGGATGTTGGCGGAGCTCCGCAGACATAACTACGTCACTCCGACCAACTATATGGAACTGGTGTCTGGATACAAGAA ACTGCTGTTTGACAAGAAGAACGAGTTGGGAGGAGCAGCCGACAAACTGAGGAACGGTCTGAGTAAGATAGACGACACGAGACAGAAAGTGGAGAAGATGTCGATCGAGCTGGAGGACGTGAAGACGAAGGTGGCCCAGTTCCAAAAGCAGTGTGACGAGTACCTGGTGATCATCATACAGCAGAAACGAGAGGCCGACGAACAACAGAAG TCTGTGGCTCAGAAGGGAGAAAGGATTGCAGAGGAAGAGACCAAGTGTCAACACATGGCCGATCTGGCTCAGCTTGATCTGGATGAAGCCCTGCCCGCTCTACAGGAAGCCATCGCT GCTCTTGAGTCATTGAACAAGAAGGACATGACAGAGATTAAGTCGTACGGACTTCTGCCCTTGCTGGTAGAGAAGGTGATGGAGGCCGTGATGATTCTGAGGGGCAGCGAGCCAACCTGGGCCGAGGCCAAGAGACAGCTCG gACAGTCTACCTTCATCAAGCAGTTGATGAACTTTGACAAGGACAACATTTCGGACCGTGTGCTGAAGAAGATCGGGAGTTACTGCTCCCAGTCAGACTTCCAGCCGGATATCATTGGGCTCGTGTCTGGGGCGGCTAAGTCACTGTGTATGTGGGTCAGGGCCATGGAGGTGTATGGACGCGTTTACAGAGTAGTGGAGCCCAAGAAACAGAGACTGAACGCCGCCATGTCACAGCTTAAGGAGAAACAGGACGCACTGGCTGACGCTAAAGCCAAGCTTGCTGAG GTTGAAGCCAAAATGGCTGAGTTGAAGCAGCAGTATGACGAGAAGCTCGCTCAGAAGGAGGAGCTCAAGAGGAAAGCCGAGTACACTGAGCTCATGTTGGAACGAGCCACCAAACTCATGTCTGGACTCGCCGGCGAGAAGGAGCGCTGGCAAGAGACTGTCAAG GATCTGGAGGAGAGAATGGGCTACCTCTCTGGAGACTGCCTAATGGCCGCTGCCTTCATGTCCTACATGGGGCCCTTCTTGTCCAACTACAGAGACGAACTGGTCCAGAAGAAGTGGATTGAGGAG GTTCGTAAGCTGGGAATTCCCTGTGCACCAAACTTCAATTTCTGTGAGTTCATGGCCAAGCCGACCCAGGTCAGGGACTGGAACATCCAGGGGTTGCCTAGCGATGCCTTCTCCACGGAGAATGGAGTCATCGTGACCTCATCCAATCGGTGGCCCCTAATGGTGGACCCTCAAGGTCAGGCCATCAAGTGGATCGAGAACATGGAGGCCTCACGA GGCCTCAAAGTGATAGACTTGCAGCAGTCGGATTACATGAGGACTCTGGAGTCCGCCATCCAGTTTGGTCTGCCAGTCGTCTTGCAGTCGTCTTGCAGGACCTCATTGTACAAGTCAGAATAG
- the LOC136270521 gene encoding dynein axonemal heavy chain 2-like isoform X2 encodes MFSVMHKSVSEYSKKMLAELRRHNYVTPTNYLELVSGYKKLLFDKKNELGGAADKLRNGLSKIDDTRQKVEKMSIELEDVKTKVAQFQKQCDEYLVIIIQQKREADEQQKSVAQKGERIAEEETKCQHMADLAQLDLDEALPALQEAIAALESLNKKDMTEIKSYGLLPLLVEKVMEAVMILRGSEPTWAEAKRQLGQSTFIKQLMNFDKDNISDRVLKKIGSYCSQSDFQPDIIGLVSGAAKSLCMWVRAMEVYGRVYRVVEPKKQRLNAAMSQLKEKQDALADAKAKLAEVEAKMAELKQQYDEKLAQKEELKRKAEYTELMLERATKLMSGLAGEKERWQETVKDLEERMGYLSGDCLMAAAFMSYMGPFLSNYRDELVQKKWIEEVRKLGIPCAPNFNFCEFMAKPTQVRDWNIQGLPSDAFSTENGVIVTSSNRWPLMVDPQGQAIKWIENMEASRGLKVIDLQQSDYMRTLESAIQFGLPVVLQSSCRTSLYKSE; translated from the exons ACTGCTGTTTGACAAGAAGAACGAGTTGGGAGGAGCAGCCGACAAACTGAGGAACGGTCTGAGTAAGATAGACGACACGAGACAGAAAGTGGAGAAGATGTCGATCGAGCTGGAGGACGTGAAGACGAAGGTGGCCCAGTTCCAAAAGCAGTGTGACGAGTACCTGGTGATCATCATACAGCAGAAACGAGAGGCCGACGAACAACAGAAG TCTGTGGCTCAGAAGGGAGAAAGGATTGCAGAGGAAGAGACCAAGTGTCAACACATGGCCGATCTGGCTCAGCTTGATCTGGATGAAGCCCTGCCCGCTCTACAGGAAGCCATCGCT GCTCTTGAGTCATTGAACAAGAAGGACATGACAGAGATTAAGTCGTACGGACTTCTGCCCTTGCTGGTAGAGAAGGTGATGGAGGCCGTGATGATTCTGAGGGGCAGCGAGCCAACCTGGGCCGAGGCCAAGAGACAGCTCG gACAGTCTACCTTCATCAAGCAGTTGATGAACTTTGACAAGGACAACATTTCGGACCGTGTGCTGAAGAAGATCGGGAGTTACTGCTCCCAGTCAGACTTCCAGCCGGATATCATTGGGCTCGTGTCTGGGGCGGCTAAGTCACTGTGTATGTGGGTCAGGGCCATGGAGGTGTATGGACGCGTTTACAGAGTAGTGGAGCCCAAGAAACAGAGACTGAACGCCGCCATGTCACAGCTTAAGGAGAAACAGGACGCACTGGCTGACGCTAAAGCCAAGCTTGCTGAG GTTGAAGCCAAAATGGCTGAGTTGAAGCAGCAGTATGACGAGAAGCTCGCTCAGAAGGAGGAGCTCAAGAGGAAAGCCGAGTACACTGAGCTCATGTTGGAACGAGCCACCAAACTCATGTCTGGACTCGCCGGCGAGAAGGAGCGCTGGCAAGAGACTGTCAAG GATCTGGAGGAGAGAATGGGCTACCTCTCTGGAGACTGCCTAATGGCCGCTGCCTTCATGTCCTACATGGGGCCCTTCTTGTCCAACTACAGAGACGAACTGGTCCAGAAGAAGTGGATTGAGGAG GTTCGTAAGCTGGGAATTCCCTGTGCACCAAACTTCAATTTCTGTGAGTTCATGGCCAAGCCGACCCAGGTCAGGGACTGGAACATCCAGGGGTTGCCTAGCGATGCCTTCTCCACGGAGAATGGAGTCATCGTGACCTCATCCAATCGGTGGCCCCTAATGGTGGACCCTCAAGGTCAGGCCATCAAGTGGATCGAGAACATGGAGGCCTCACGA GGCCTCAAAGTGATAGACTTGCAGCAGTCGGATTACATGAGGACTCTGGAGTCCGCCATCCAGTTTGGTCTGCCAGTCGTCTTGCAGTCGTCTTGCAGGACCTCATTGTACAAGTCAGAATAG
- the LOC136270522 gene encoding dynein axonemal heavy chain 2-like, with product MCAKILEAASKINMDEYNFFLRGGVVLDRENQMDNPCSGWLGDVAMDNITELEKLTNFHGIITSFEQYPRDWNIWYTAAQPETAPLPGEWDNACNELQRMLLVRSLRPDRVSFCATSFIINNLGSKFMEPPVLDMQQVVEDSTTRTPLIFVLSPGVDPTSSLIKLSESSGMAQRFYSLSLGQGQAPIATRLIKQGVREGNWVFLANCHLSLSWMPQLDKLVEQLQVEDPHPEFRQWLSSSPHPDFPISILQTGIKMTTEPPKGLKANMKRLYNLITEPQFQRAPNRTSTGSCSSRSASSTLCCSSDASS from the exons ATGTGTGCCAAAATCCTGGAGGCAGCCAGCAAAATCAACATGGACGAGTACAACTTCTTCCTGCGGGGAGGCGTG GTACTGGACCGTGAGAACCAGATGGACAACCCGTGCTCGGGATGGCTGGGGGACGTGGCTATGGACAACATCACAGAGCTGGAGAAGCTGACCAACTTCCACGGCATCATCACCTCCTTCGAGCAGTACCCCCGTGACTGGAACATCTGGTACACGGCGGCCCAGCCAGAGACCGCCCCCCTACCAG GTGAATGGGACAATGCGTGTAATGAGCTACAGAGGATGTTACTGGTCCGTTCCCTGCGTCCTGACCGAGTCTCCTTCTGTGCCACCTCCTTCATCATCAACAACCTGGGGTCAAAGTTCATGGAGCCACCTGTCCTTGACATGCAGCAGGTGGTGGAGGACTCCACAACCAGGACCCCCCTCATATTTGTCCTGTCCCCAGGAGTG GACCCCACAAGTTCCCTGATCAAGCTGTCTGAGTCCAGTGGGATGGCCCAGAGGTTCTATTCCCTCTCCCTGGGGCAAGGACAGGCTCCCATAGCAACCAGGCTGATCAAACAGGGCGTGAGAGAG GGTAACTGGGTGTTCCTGGCCAACTGTCACTTGTCGCTGAGTTGGATGCCCCAGCTGGACAAGTTGGTGGAGCAGCTACAGGTGGAGGACCCCCACCCAGAGTTCCGCCAGTGGCTCAGTAGCAGCCCCCACCCTGACTTCCCCATCTCCATCCTACAGACCGGCATCAAGATGACCACAGAACCACCAAAG GGACTGAAGGCCAACATGAAGCGTCTGTACAACTTGATCACGGAGCCTCAGTTCCAGCGCGCACCAAACAGGACAAGTACAGGAAGCTGCTCTTCTCGCTCTGCTTCTTCCACTCTGTGCTGCTCGAGCGACGCAAGTTCCTGA